The Anopheles coluzzii chromosome 2, AcolN3, whole genome shotgun sequence genome window below encodes:
- the LOC125908355 gene encoding uncharacterized protein LOC125908355: MANSRVDDEKLIILVQEHPFLWDLRDSRYKDNFLKKNTWDMIGNQLQINGTYYLHLERKGARSFAIEDGIVAKNKWRNLRDTFSRKLAELNQPSGSGYKHVRWKYFEQMSFLKDTLTSRPRSGNLEEVEDFPTPDHFGEAGASGRTRQPPQQQHSSNNRDDEVPPLSPDEIASGIKQLKSIKSASGDGLAAELFKM, translated from the exons ATGGCGAATTCACGTGTTGATGATGAAAAACTTATAATTTTGGTACAGGAGCATCCTTTTCTTTGGGATCTTCGCGATTCGAGGTACAAAgacaattttttaaaaaagaatacaTGGGATATGATCGGAAATCAGCTTCAAATAAACGGTACGTATTATCTTCATCTTGAACGAAAGGGAGCAAGAAGCTTTGCTATCGAGGATG GTATCGTCGCCAAAAATAAGTGGAGAAATTTACGCGACACATTCTCGCGAAAACTCGCTGAACTAAATCAGCCATCTGGGTCGGGATATAAGCATGTTCGATGGAAGTACTTTGAGCAGATGAGCTTCCTGAAGGATACGCTTACATCCCGACCCAGATCGGGAAATTTGGAAGAAGTAGAAG ACTTCCCAACTCCGGATCACTTTGGTGAGGCTGGCGCAAGTGGCAGAACAAGGCaaccaccacagcagcagcacagcagtaACAACAGAGACGACGAGGTGCCTCCGCTATCTCCAGATGAGATTGCCAGCGGCATCAAGCAGCTTAAAAGCATTAAGTCTGCTAGCGGTGATGGACTGGCGGCCGAGCTATTCAAGATGTGA